In Lewinellaceae bacterium, the following are encoded in one genomic region:
- a CDS encoding GHKL domain-containing protein, producing the protein MTNRKIKGLTVANGLVDNHINELYEDKQGNIWIATEHGINCYLLSDHEKMAHYTSQYPAGDQNVQTIQEDDKGNLWFGTNIGAVQCSLVNGAIEKNAQFDFPEFGRLLTIDDQGKLWIGTGNSGVFCFDPPVSARSGSFITYSKAQGLLPMDRVASINQDAKGDYWFGSSTIVRFDGASVREYTPEQGIPGSIVSLINRESSGKIWFGGWWRQNWITCYDPVTHGLGESFTTYTTDQGLPNALIPYCVTDHLGQVWFSTWQHGVIRYDGKTFTNYGYRMGGYSMVKAMVEDDQGNMWFGTGGGGIICYSPANGGVFLFYAVKQGLASSLVNKIIIDSQQNLWVATEKGLNFIRAGNLEKINTEMNRSSIQFEPLTNILQTFTTDDGLPDNNITNMVELGQGKIALGCNRGLVLFTIPQDTGQNLMELQDLEIFNVQSGYPVRNLETTSNNSMFVDQDGILWMATNSTKTPLVRFDYNALHRNDKKPSVSIQQIKINEEAISWQTLENKHDHSIVQSDSVSSSEIPDEFIIYGKSLDESDRQHLRQKFEAVKFNGIHPFFHVPEHLVLPFKYNRITIEYGTNELNRPQLVEYQYKLDGYDQDWSPVLKKSSATYGNIREGTYTFQVKARYTGPGVDDANSWTDPVMYSFAVLPPWYRSRLAYLVYVFFFLLGIWQVHLFQRKRTLRVEREKAQERELAQAREIEQAYHKLEVAHESLKSTQSQLIQSEKMASLGELTAGIAHEIQNPLNFVNNFSEVNKELIEELKEAVSKNDSEEIQIILKDLTDNEGKVNQHGKRADAIVKSMLQHSRASTGEKELTDINALCDEYLRLAYHGLRAKDKSFNADFRTELDPGLPKIKVISQDIGRVLLNLINNAFQAVSDVKDPQVLVSTKRLEDGIEIRVIDNGSGIPDNIRDKIFQPFFTTKPTGQGTGLGLSLSYDIVKAHGGEISFSSLPVEGTQFKILLPA; encoded by the coding sequence TTGACGAACCGGAAAATAAAGGGCCTCACTGTAGCCAATGGGCTGGTGGATAATCACATCAACGAACTTTATGAAGACAAACAGGGAAATATCTGGATAGCTACCGAACATGGGATCAATTGTTATCTACTATCAGATCATGAAAAGATGGCCCATTATACTTCCCAATATCCCGCAGGAGATCAGAATGTACAAACGATACAGGAAGATGACAAGGGAAACCTGTGGTTTGGAACCAATATCGGGGCCGTTCAATGTTCTCTGGTCAATGGAGCCATTGAAAAAAACGCCCAATTTGATTTTCCTGAATTTGGCCGGTTACTGACCATCGATGATCAGGGTAAATTATGGATAGGAACCGGTAATTCAGGAGTCTTCTGTTTTGATCCACCGGTTTCGGCAAGGAGTGGCAGTTTCATAACCTATTCGAAAGCGCAGGGATTATTGCCGATGGATAGGGTTGCTAGTATTAACCAGGATGCAAAGGGAGACTATTGGTTCGGATCGTCAACGATTGTGCGATTCGACGGTGCTTCGGTGAGGGAATACACACCGGAACAAGGAATTCCGGGGTCGATCGTTTCTTTAATCAACCGGGAATCCTCCGGGAAGATCTGGTTCGGTGGTTGGTGGAGACAAAATTGGATTACGTGTTATGATCCGGTCACCCATGGCCTGGGCGAAAGCTTTACGACTTACACCACAGATCAAGGATTGCCCAATGCTTTGATCCCCTATTGTGTCACCGACCACCTCGGTCAGGTATGGTTTAGTACCTGGCAACATGGTGTCATACGTTACGATGGGAAAACCTTCACGAATTACGGTTACAGGATGGGTGGATACAGCATGGTTAAGGCCATGGTCGAAGATGACCAGGGTAATATGTGGTTTGGTACCGGGGGTGGGGGGATAATTTGTTACTCTCCTGCCAATGGAGGTGTATTCCTGTTCTATGCGGTTAAGCAGGGGCTGGCAAGTAGCCTGGTCAATAAAATAATAATAGACAGTCAGCAAAACCTCTGGGTCGCAACAGAAAAGGGACTGAATTTTATCCGTGCCGGAAATCTTGAAAAGATCAATACCGAAATGAACCGGTCATCCATTCAGTTCGAACCGTTAACAAATATATTACAAACCTTTACGACCGACGATGGCCTGCCTGATAATAACATCACCAACATGGTTGAACTTGGTCAGGGTAAGATTGCACTTGGCTGCAATCGGGGTTTGGTCCTGTTTACGATCCCGCAGGATACCGGTCAAAATTTGATGGAACTCCAGGATTTGGAAATATTCAATGTTCAATCGGGTTATCCGGTCCGCAATTTAGAGACCACGAGCAATAACAGCATGTTTGTTGACCAGGATGGGATTCTCTGGATGGCCACCAACAGTACAAAAACGCCACTGGTCCGGTTCGATTACAATGCTCTTCACCGGAACGATAAAAAGCCATCGGTAAGCATTCAGCAAATAAAAATCAATGAAGAAGCCATTTCCTGGCAGACCCTGGAGAATAAGCATGATCACAGCATAGTACAATCGGATTCGGTGTCTTCCTCCGAAATTCCGGATGAATTCATCATCTATGGCAAATCCCTGGATGAATCCGACCGGCAACATTTACGCCAAAAGTTTGAAGCGGTTAAATTCAATGGCATCCACCCATTTTTTCATGTACCGGAACACCTTGTTCTGCCTTTTAAATACAACCGCATCACCATTGAATATGGAACCAACGAACTGAACCGGCCTCAACTGGTGGAATACCAGTATAAACTGGATGGATACGATCAGGATTGGAGTCCGGTCCTTAAAAAGAGTAGTGCGACCTATGGGAACATCAGGGAAGGAACGTACACCTTTCAAGTAAAAGCGCGGTATACAGGTCCTGGGGTTGATGATGCGAATTCGTGGACCGATCCGGTCATGTACTCATTCGCGGTCCTTCCTCCATGGTACCGCAGCCGGCTGGCATACCTGGTCTATGTCTTTTTTTTCCTATTGGGGATTTGGCAGGTTCACCTTTTCCAGAGAAAAAGAACCCTCCGCGTAGAACGGGAAAAAGCTCAGGAACGGGAACTGGCGCAGGCCAGAGAAATCGAACAAGCCTACCATAAGCTGGAAGTTGCGCATGAAAGCCTGAAATCGACCCAATCGCAACTTATTCAGTCCGAAAAAATGGCCTCCTTGGGTGAGCTCACTGCTGGCATTGCCCATGAGATCCAGAATCCGCTGAATTTTGTGAATAATTTTTCAGAGGTCAATAAGGAATTAATTGAAGAGTTGAAAGAAGCCGTATCAAAAAATGATTCGGAAGAAATACAAATTATTCTGAAGGATTTGACGGATAATGAAGGTAAAGTAAATCAACACGGCAAGCGCGCCGATGCCATTGTCAAAAGCATGCTGCAACATTCCCGGGCCAGTACCGGAGAAAAAGAGCTTACGGATATTAATGCACTGTGTGATGAATATTTGCGCCTGGCTTATCATGGGCTTAGAGCCAAGGATAAATCATTTAATGCCGATTTCAGAACGGAATTAGATCCCGGCCTCCCGAAAATAAAGGTGATCAGCCAGGATATTGGCCGGGTCCTGCTCAACCTGATTAATAATGCATTTCAGGCTGTCAGTGATGTTAAAGATCCGCAAGTCCTGGTGTCAACCAAGCGACTTGAAGATGGGATTGAGATCCGGGTGATTGATAATGGCTCTGGCATCCCGGACAACATCAGGGACAAAATTTTTCAACCATTCTTCACCACCAAGCCAACCGGTCAGGGTACGGGGCTGGGGTTGAGTCTGAGCTATGATATTGTGAAGGCGCATGGAGGGGAGATTAGTTTTTCCAGCTTGCCAGTGGAGGGAACCCAATTTAAAATTTTATTACCGGCTTGA
- a CDS encoding GHKL domain-containing protein, whose translation MYTNLPFGKYTFQVIAANNDGVWNEEGDVYSFTIIRPWWHTWWAYSLYGLALILSLAALVQTQKKRLLRNQEQIAKEKELEHAREIQQAYTELESAHQNLKSTQSQLIHSEKMASLGELTAGIAHEIQNPLNFVNNFSEVNAELIEEQIEELGKGNVDNAKSIANEIAGNEQKIIHHGKRADAIVKSMLQHSRSSSGEKELTDINALCDEYLRLAYHGMRARDKSFNAALKTDFDPQLPGVEVVSQDIGRVLLNIINNAFQAMQGVNNPVISISTKRRDEQIEIRITDNGPGIPDSIKDKIFQPFFTTKPTGQGTGLGLSLAYDIIKAHGGEMLMESEEGKGTEFTIRLNVQ comes from the coding sequence ATCTATACCAACCTGCCTTTTGGGAAATACACGTTCCAGGTGATTGCGGCAAACAATGACGGCGTGTGGAATGAGGAGGGTGATGTTTATTCATTTACTATCATTCGTCCCTGGTGGCATACTTGGTGGGCTTATAGCCTGTATGGACTGGCATTGATTTTAAGTTTGGCCGCATTAGTTCAAACCCAGAAAAAGCGTCTGCTCCGTAATCAAGAGCAGATCGCAAAAGAGAAGGAACTCGAGCACGCCCGGGAAATCCAGCAGGCGTACACCGAACTCGAATCGGCTCACCAGAACCTGAAATCTACCCAATCCCAACTCATTCATTCCGAGAAAATGGCTTCTCTGGGAGAACTCACGGCCGGCATTGCGCACGAGATCCAGAATCCGCTGAATTTTGTCAATAATTTTTCGGAGGTCAATGCAGAATTGATTGAAGAACAAATCGAGGAGCTTGGGAAAGGAAATGTGGACAACGCCAAATCAATTGCCAATGAAATTGCAGGGAACGAGCAAAAAATAATCCATCATGGCAAGCGTGCCGATGCCATTGTCAAATCCATGTTGCAACATTCGCGCTCCAGCAGCGGAGAGAAGGAACTGACGGACATCAATGCATTGTGTGACGAATATTTACGGCTGGCTTATCATGGGATGCGCGCCAGGGACAAATCATTTAATGCAGCGCTTAAGACCGATTTTGATCCCCAATTGCCCGGGGTGGAAGTTGTTTCCCAGGATATCGGCCGGGTATTATTGAATATTATCAATAATGCATTTCAGGCGATGCAAGGTGTCAATAATCCCGTGATAAGTATTTCCACAAAAAGAAGGGATGAGCAAATTGAGATCCGAATCACCGACAACGGCCCCGGCATCCCCGACTCCATTAAAGACAAGATCTTCCAGCCTTTCTTCACCACCAAACCAACCGGGCAAGGCACCGGATTGGGATTGAGTTTAGCCTATGATATTATAAAGGCGCATGGAGGGGAAATGCTGATGGAATCGGAAGAAGGAAAAGGTACTGAATTCACGATCCGTTTGAACGTCCAATAA